In Cydia pomonella isolate Wapato2018A chromosome 12, ilCydPomo1, whole genome shotgun sequence, the sequence CTTGCATGCccttagaaaataaatatattctgtcTAAGGATGGCATTTCactagagatgtgccgactagtcgccgactagtcgggaaagccgactatccggccacatttatagtcggcgactagtcggcgactagtcggcaaaatgagccgaatagtcggctgcctagatcttccaaaaaaataaggaaataaaataaaaaaaccaccATACTCGAAGTGTTTGCCGATTTACCCAGTCCACCTCGCGAAATAAGTACTTGGCATTGATTACACTTCACTTTACTTGAATCATCTTCAACATCGTCAAAAAATGTCCACACGCGTGATTTTCTTTTAGtcataatgtttataaagatcactacttgtttatttaaacttttaaacaacaattacgattcgttatgtatgtttttctaataataacacaccggagcaacaagtgaatcggaaaggtaaacaaaactagtcaaaacatgaaaacgcaaccacgtgcggcagcgaatcaggcgacccgaacgtttccgattacgcccgaacttaggcgaagaccatagtcggctacgccgactagtcggccgactagtcggccacctgactgccgactagtcggctagtcggctagtcggctaaaaccgtagtcggcacatctctacATTTCACCTATCCactttcttggtccaatgtgtatttgcttctcacattttgcttaatgagagagtgagatgcaatgcacattggactaAGAAATTAGACGGGTGGAATGCCACCTGGTGGAGCTAAATTTATACagacttgaacagaacaaagcaTTCATGTTTTTGTAGAAATTTGACAGTAATGATATCATTGCCACACTTCATCATTGCAATTGCCATGCAGAGTAAGCTTGGCCCGTCTCTAACTATTTCAGACTGTATCATGATTGCAACCATctaaactaatattacaagtaaAACTAAGACCATCCTCATGTTTGATTACCTTTATAATTACTACAACATGCCATATTTGTTCATTAGTAACAACTAGATAAAGCTTTTTCCAGCTCCTCAACCATTTACTGGTATAGAGTAAAACATTGTAAACATTAACTGTCATTTactcattttaattaatttgattttgcattaggaaatacagggtgaccttagccattggacaaaccctgatattccacgtagggttacttctcaggaatgctctgacgttaatattttttaattagaacaaaagttaaaaaataatttttcaaacaaaagttatttgcaataatctacaacaaaaagaaacacactgtattaatctttggcagtgtttttgacaatttgttcgaaatatttgataataattacatttttcaaaagcagACAtttttattagtgtcataaataaaaaagaccaAAAacgttgaagaaggttccatactattttttgaagatattaccttaggagctactaacacatataggctgctccaaagtaaaaaatggtaatttgttaatttcttcaaaACCACTACAcgggttgttatgatactttgtacactggttctaaataccctaatgcatatgtacatttcggctttgtccaatggcaagggacacactgtatatcaaTTGGGTAGACAAATCCATTCAAAAACTCAGCGCTTTAAGTTGTGTTTCtaaatgctatgatttctgatttctgctCATATTTCTGTGTATTTGTATTATCCATTTCAAGGCATTTTTCAGGTCTGGTCTCATAGCACCATTTGATCAGTGAGATTGACATACATATTGTTGTTGTGCTTGTAAATTCCACTATGTGATCTGTCAAATTTTAACCTGCAAGAAAACCTTATGTACAGTTTACAAGCACAGTGACAATATTCATCTTGCAGGGTATAGATgagactatggaaggtagagttaaggaacgcaatctccataggcagaacttatgcaaaagtgtccagtggtcagctataaataatagttccaaatctctccagagtagctaagaacctaggcgttattgagggagtgaagtgcgctgtttatgatttaaattttttttcaagtattctaggtattgtagcgccacctatttaaggttttttgatgacattcCTATCTTCACCTTCCGTAGATGAGACATTGAAAGTACACCCCTTGTGCTTAGTTATATCTTGAactatcctttttttttataagaaagtatgtattgttttttttactaagtgCTAATAAGGTTGTCTACCTGCCATCATGTAACAAAGTTTGTATGCTCGCATTAGCTTTGCACGGCTTGGCCTGTAGTTGTCGCTACTTACATTACAGCCAGGTGTGCCGCAGGTGCCGCTGCTGGATGACGACACCCTCGCGTTCGGGGAAGAGGACAATGCGGGGAAGAAATTTATGTAAGTTATGTTTTATATAGATTTCTGATACACTTCAGAGacctattaaatttattatttatttattgtatgaaataacagtcattatataattataagttaaacACTTAACACTCTTCCTTCTTCAAATCCTTATTTACCCTTTCTGAAAAGTAATTGCGTTTATTAATACGCGAATTACGCAGAGGTATACACCGGGTGTCCGGTAGTTAATTAACAATCTTCTAACCACCAACAGGCACCTTAGGTTGATACAGAAAATCAATCactcaatcatttattatttcgtcatcataggtgtaaaatacatttagtacaggtgatagggtgtttaacagaaataaataaataataaataaatatttttacaaacaaataaaaaaaaattggcactTTCTTTCACTTTAATGCCCGACTACaggtggtaaataaaaaaattatggagaACAGAGAAacctttcataaaaaaaaagcatagTTTAGAacttaaattgaaaaaaacaaaaaatagtaCGAAAATTTCGCGGTTTTTTGAGTGGTGCACAGTTAGCACAGGTCTAAAGGGACTTTCCTGAAACTTAAATTTAGCATAGGAACCATTTCATATTTAGGATTCCATTAAGCAATGGCCTGTAACATGGACCTTATCATTTTGACTACCGAAAATTGACATCTTAAATTGACATCACTCTGTGAAGTTGATGAAGAGTCAAAAGTTAATTATAAACCTACGTGTATAACGCCGGTCCTCAAGAGGATATAACTTTTTGGACCTTATCAATTCTAAACGTGCATATCCTCGACGAAGGACAGAGCCTTTTACGCTTCTGCTGAGCGAAAGTAAACTTACGAGAGAGAAACACCTTTCTTGCGTGGACTTACTATGTCTCTCTGCATTCCAGCCACCCATACATTGTGTTCTTCCACCTGGTGTTCCGCTGCTCCGCCATCGTGGTGTACATCCTCTGCGGATGGTTCTCCGATTCCTTCATAGCGTCCTTCGTGCTGGTTATCCTGCTGCTGTCCGCTGACTTCTGGAGCGTCAAGAATATTACTGGTAATCTCTTGTTAAATATAGTTGGAGACCCCGGAATATTATATACGATAATGAGACCAATAAAATTTACAGTTACTTTGCTATACTATAATGCTTACTGGATCCAGGCGTCTGGCATCAAGCATCGAGGATAGTATAGCAACCTAATTGCCGTTTCGTTCTTCTCAGTAACATGTACCATTTTCCAGGGCTACCTCTTTATAGTCCAATAGAAGGAACGAAGACAAAACATTTATGAGTCCATAGGTGACACTGGAGTGTCTAATgtattattcaattcaataattcaataattttaattcagaaaataaattccatacattaaaatacattataaattaagataaaaattaaaattataattaaatatgttagtaacaatGGGTAAATTCTTAAGAACTATGTTAGTAATAAATTGgcctaaacaaaaaaaaaaatattatttccccGCTGTGGTATGGAGCTGCATCCATCGCCTAAGTATCGGGGAGTCCCACCTCTCGGCCAGCGTTTGTAGGATGGTGTTCGTGGAGCCGCGCACACGTTTCATCATCGAGGCGGCCCGCTTCCTGATAACGGCATAAAAGCCATCAATTTGCCGCTCCGCAAACATCACGGAGGCGCTGCAGTGTCGCGGCAGCCCGAACAGCACCCTACACGCATCATTATACTGGACGCGCAAGGCACTGTATGTACGCTGCGTATGTCTGACCCATAGGCTACACGTGTAAAAGGATTGGCAGTACGCCCTGAAAAGGGTTACTTTGACTGCATCAGTACAACGCGCGAACCGCCGGGCCAGCATATTACAACGTACAGCCAGCGCCCTACGTTCCCTCTCTATATCAAGGTTGTCACTTAGGTCATCGGTGACCCAGTgccctaaatatttaaattgctgTACCTGCTTTAACGGTGCTCCACACAACCTGACAGGTGGTACATCATGATATGTTTTAGTGCCGGCCTTGAAAACCATGAATTCGCTCTTTACTGTGTTATATTTAAGTCCATAGGTCTCCGCGTATGACTCACAGATGTGCAACATTTTCTGCAACGCACTAATCGAAGGGCTGAGCAACACCATATCATCGGCATAACTGATGTTATTTATGCAAACTCCATCCACTGAGCATCCTAGGTTGGTGTTGCTCAGCTCCTCGATGAGTCGGTTCATGTACAGGTTGAACAGTCGGGGCGAGCTTAACCCACCCTGCCGCACCCCGCACTCCAACCCATACACATTATGCTCACGCGTACTCCCTTATCTCATACGGAGTATTCATTTGGGAAGATGTAGCATACAATATCACTGGCAACATCTTGATTCACTCACTAAAATTATGGAGACACAACATTATTAggataaaatattgaattgagaCACGCAGATAGGCAATTAGGGTGTAAACATTACAAAAGCGgccttttgtgtaaaaaattatatatagcTGTAGTGTTCCTTAGTAAGGCAGCCTATTATGCTTACTTCCTCTTCCTTACGTGTTACGAAACATCAATATGGGGacaaatgcgaaagtaactctgtctatcTGTTCTTTTCATGCTTTAACCtctgaaccaatttagatgaaatttcgtATGGAGATAGTTCATGTCCCGGGAAGGGGCATGGGATAGTTTTTGatcaattatcatcatcatcatcaatcagacgaagtcgcggacaGAATCTATTTGTTATAAATTGAAAGTAATAGAAATTCTATGTTACATTCCAGGCCGTCTTCTCGTGGGTCTGAGATGGTGGAACTATGTTGATGACGATGGAAAATCGCACTGGGTCTTCGAATCCAAGCAGGTATTATTATTGTTTCATTATGTTTTACATTACCATTAAATATTCGTTTCTATTTGACAAGCAAGAGCGTCGCCAGCTGATGGGCTAGAGCGGGGGGAGGGGGGCAAatcgatatcaaatcaaatcaaaaacaatttatttcgaACAGTGTCCATATcgtgttagtaacatacaaatacttaaatctagggtTAATATGACATTAATACAAATTCCTACATGTTGGGGCATGTAGCTGCACCCAGTGCTTCAGCCACGGTGAGTCCCACCGGTCGGCCAACGTGCACAGGATGGTATTCGAGCTGGCGCGCCACCGTCAACAGCGAGCTACACCGCTTCCTGATGATCGCTTCCTGTGGAAGCCATCGATCCGTCCCTCCACGAACATACCCGAGGCGCACAGTGTCGCGGCAGCCCGAACACCACCCTGTAcgcgttgttgtactgcacCCGCACAACGCTGTATGCCCGCTGCGTATAGCTGATCCAtaggctgcacgtgtagaagGACTGGtaatatgctttaaaaagcgtaGCCTTCACCTTTTCGGTACATCGTGCAAACCTACGAGCCAACATATTGCAGCGCACAGCCAGCGCTCTGCGTTCCCTCTCAATGTCCATGTTGTCACATATGTCATCAGTGACCCAGTGACCCAAATACTTAAAATGCTGAACTTGTGCTAAAGGAGTTCCACAAAGAGTCACAGGGGGCACGCTGTAGGTTTTATTACCTGCTTTAAACAGCATAAACTCGCTTTTGTTAGCATTGTATTTGAGCCCATGGGCCTTCGCCCAAATATGGCCGGGGGTGGGAGGGGTGTACATTACGTAACAAATTTCATTCTCTATCCCTTCGGCGACACCCTTGTTGGCAAGTATGTGTAAATCTGACTTTTTTGATCGTGATGCAGTGCTGCAGCTGCAGAGGTGATCCCCGTGCATACAGTCAGTCATATTTTACAAATCTACAAATGTATGTGTCGCTCGCTTGGCGCCCCTGAGGAAAACGGAACACATTCGTTATTTGACAGATGACATAATTTCTTTTtatacccccaccacgcacttggCGTATCCAGAAATTCAGAATTGAACCCTACTTCAAAGAATCTGCcagtttttttgcttttaatgattgtatttttttttgtcttctaGAACCGTGTGAACCGCAATGAGAGCAGACTATTCTGGTTGGGACTGATCCTGTGCCCTCTCGTGTGGAGCGGCTTCTTCCTCATGTgtctcttcacgcttaaattCAAATGGATGGTAACGTTTCAACGCCatgccatagagaaataagaagtaatagagtgctcactccatacatcagttttggtaccaaaatggtTATTAtataactagagtaaccggaactctattttcaacttcacgcttactctggttataatattagcggaaaatagttgagcattagactttttgtttgccgcgatatctattgtcgagtagcagtactgagagttccgctactcgatgctagatgtcgactgcgaaaataataagcattttggtaccaaaagtgatgtatggagtgagcactattacttcttatttctctatggccaTGCTAACTATAGAGTTAGCGGTAGAAATATTAACTACTCCTAACCACCTCGAAATGGCATATAATATTAAGGATCCTACATTTCTTGTGGGCCTGTAGGGTCAGTCTTATCTCATTTgtgatattataatttaaaataagaacaGGACCAAACTACTTGGTCCTTggttctataaaaaaaaaaaaaaacgaccaCATAGCTAAAGAACCTACGTCACATTTGCCACTGAAaggtgtaaatatatttatttaaaaaaaatacaaagataagatttttaaaatacgGTTATTATATAGAATTGAATTTAGAGTGTATGAGGAAGTGTAATGACCCTAAGCCCGGTGAATTTCGTCCACTGACCCGCCTGTACCTATTTCTAACGCatgcgcataattatattgctgtcccgctcttGGCGGCGGTCAATGctactgtgcgagcgggacagcaatataattatacgcgTGTCGTGTACGAAGTTCTTCGTGAGCGTCCATACTCTAGATACTAATTCACACCcacatacaccgtgtttttattgaattccgttaacttcggggtagcGGTAAGTAAGTTTAAAGAAACTAAATGGTAcagtttcttttaaaaaatataataataataaataataataataattcagcctatatacgtcccactgctgggcacaggcctcctctcatgtgcaagagggctcgggctatagtccccacgctagcccaatgcggattggggacttcacatacacctttgaatttcttcgcagatgtgtgcaggtttcctcacgatgttttccttcaccgaaaagctagtggtaaatatcaaatgacatttcgtacataagttccgaaaaactcattggtacgagccaggatttgaacccacgacctccggattgaaagtcggacgtcatatccactcggctaccaccgcttaaaaaatatatatttttaaattatttttataaaaagtaactaaatgtttcATTTGCGTTGTTTCCACACGGACATTACATTCAACTCAACCAAagaattgaaaactgtgacatatcaatgtcatttctaacatcgatcgttcgagatagtacttacgtttagtcgcaaatgtattaactcatactaaacactaatcaatatgtaaacaggccctatagcaagtgtacacgctcgtaagggccttatcagataaagaataattattgattatctccgaaatggagttaattagaataccggtgagTTTGAGaaacttacttaatttaagctcaaggaTGCACTCTTggaattaacggaaaaaaagaaaacacggtgtataagacATTGAAATTTATTTCTACTATTTCGTGAAACCTAAATCATGAAAGATTAATCATTTTCACCATTGTGTGTTTTTTGCCCACAGCTCCTCGTACTAATCGCCCTGACCCTCAGCGGGGCGAATCTGTACGGCTACATCAAATGCAAGTTCGGGGCCAAAGAGAACCTACAGTCAGCCACAACCGACTTCGTGAGGAAACAGATACTTCAAAACGCA encodes:
- the LOC133523338 gene encoding uncharacterized Golgi apparatus membrane protein-like protein CG5021 isoform X2, with protein sequence MNSATVPLLDDDTLAFGEEDNAGKKFIHPYIVFFHLVFRCSAIVVYILCGWFSDSFIASFVLVILLLSADFWSVKNITGRLLVGLRWWNYVDDDGKSHWVFESKQNRVNRNESRLFWLGLILCPLVWSGFFLMCLFTLKFKWMLLVLIALTLSGANLYGYIKCKFGAKENLQSATTDFVRKQILQNATSFMFSQPSPPNAAGGNGTGVV
- the LOC133523338 gene encoding uncharacterized Golgi apparatus membrane protein-like protein CG5021 isoform X1, with the translated sequence MNSATPGVPQVPLLDDDTLAFGEEDNAGKKFIHPYIVFFHLVFRCSAIVVYILCGWFSDSFIASFVLVILLLSADFWSVKNITGRLLVGLRWWNYVDDDGKSHWVFESKQNRVNRNESRLFWLGLILCPLVWSGFFLMCLFTLKFKWMLLVLIALTLSGANLYGYIKCKFGAKENLQSATTDFVRKQILQNATSFMFSQPSPPNAAGGNGTGVV